ATTTTGCCTCACGATGGTAGAGCCGGACATTATCAGGCCCCTGAACTGTTGAGAATAGACATACTTTAATTTTTTTATTTGAATTAAAAATCATTTAATTTAGAATCGTAGTCCAACTAACTCTATATTTTTATATCTCTGCCGCTCTGAATAATTCCGGAAAAAAATTCCAATATTTTTTCTGAGTTTCTCTGCAGCCCAAATTTTTCCTCGGCTCTTTTTCTGGACTCAATACACATTTTCTTTCTAAGTTTCGTATCATCAGCTATTTTAATAATAGCATTTGTCAACTCTTCAATATTTTTTGGTTCAATCAATGTCGCCCCCTTACAATCACCAATTGCTTCCGGTAGACCCCCGACTTTTGTAGCAACAATCGGCAAGCCACAGGCCATCGCCTCCATTACACTATTAGGCATTCCTTCAGAATAAGAAGGCAGAATAAATATATCACTTGCTTGCATCCATTTGTGAACTTCTTGAGAATCAACTATGCCCATTATTTTTATTACTTCACCTGCCTCGGCTTTTTTTATTGCAACTCTCATTTTTTCTTCTTCTCTGCCATATCCGCAGATTATAAATTGAACATTAGGCATTTTTCTGCTTATCCTGATAAACGCCTCAACCATCTCGTGGACACCCTTTGCAACCTTGAATGTTCCCACATAAAGAACCGTAAGTTTGTCTTCTATTCCTAATAACTTTCTGATTGGGAATTTGTCAATAACGGGAGAAAATTCATTCAAGTCGACAACACCGTAAATCATCAGAGGTTTACGTCCGCTTAATTCAATTATATTTGAAGCTACTTTAGCTCCGCTGCTTATGATTCCATTTAATTTACGAAGTATCCAGATCATGTCTTTTTTGAAAACAATACTATCATTAGGATAAATATTTATCTCATCACCAGCTCCTACTCCAACAACAGGTATTTTAAGTGTTTCAGAAAGACG
The sequence above is drawn from the Phycisphaerae bacterium genome and encodes:
- a CDS encoding glycosyltransferase — translated: ARQLEEMEKQGADIEVIVPMVKCPKFLSNFQRWRIYNHQWRCEFKGIKAISAPYFRLPGKWFRHWAFIAVFMAVRKQVIKLHQKKPFDIIYARFLFPEGYAAVRLSETLKIPVVGVGAGDEINIYPNDSIVFKKDMIWILRKLNGIISSGAKVASNIIELSGRKPLMIYGVVDLNEFSPVIDKFPIRKLLGIEDKLTVLYVGTFKVAKGVHEMVEAFIRISRKMPNVQFIICGYGREEEKMRVAIKKAEAGEVIKIMGIVDSQEVHKWMQASDIFILPSYSEGMPNSVMEAMACGLPIVATKVGGLPEAIGDCKGATLIEPKNIEELTNAIIKIADDTKLRKKMCIESRKRAEEKFGLQRNSEKILEFFSGIIQSGRDIKI